In the genome of Streptomyces sp. Tu 3180, the window CTGCTGTGAGGAGGGTTGGGAGTTCATGCACTGCCCCTTCTGCAGGCACCCCGACAGCCGTGTCGTCGACAGCCGTACGACCGACGACGGCACGTCGATCCGCAGGCGCCGCCAGTGCCCCGACTGCTCCCGTCGATTCACGACCGTGGAGACGTGCTCGCTCATGGTGGTCAAGCGGTCCGGAGTCACCGAGCCCTTCAGCCGCACCAAGATCATCAATGGTGTGCGCAAGGCGTGCCAGGGACGGCCCGTCACCGAGGACGCGCTCGCCCAGCTGGGCCAGCGCGTCGAGGAGGCGGTGCGGGCCACCGGGAGCGCCGAGCTGACCACCCATGACGTGGGGCTGGCCATCCTCGGCCCGCTGCAGGAGCTCGACCTCGTCGCCTACCTGCGGTTCGCGTCCGTCTACCGGGCGTTCGACTCGCTCGAGGACTTCGAGGCTGCGATCGCGGAACTCCGGCGGGCGGAGCGGCCCGCCGCGGACGACGGGGGCGGCGGCGGAGCCGTCCCGGGGAGCCACGAGGACGACAGCGGGTCCGGAGGGACTGCCCAGGTCCCCGAACCCGCCCCCGCCGCCGGCTGACCGGCGGGCCGGCCCCGGACGCCAGGTGCGGGGAGCGGCCGGGCGGCGGCGACGAGAAGACCTGTTGCGGGCAGGCGAGTGGGTGCCCGCAGCACCAGACAGAACACCGTGCCACGGAAACAACGGGGCACTTCAGGGCGTTTCAGCCCGTACAGGGAGGCGGCATGACAGAGACGGCGAGCGGTCCGGCACGGAGTCCCCGAGCCAAGAGCAACAAGGCCGGCAAGGGACTGCGTGTGGAGCGCATCCACACCACTCCCGGGGTCCACCCCTACGACGAGGTGACCTGGGAGCGCCGTGACGTCGTCATGACCAACTGGCGCGACGGCTCGGTCAACTTCGAGCAGCGCGGCGTCGAGTTCCCCGACTTCTGGTCGGTGAACGCGGTCAACATCGTCACCAGCAAGTACTTCCGCGGTGCCGTGGGCACCCCGCAGCGCGAGACCAGCCTCAAGCAGCTGATCGACCGCATCGTGAAGACGTACCGGAAGGCCGGTGAGGACTACAAGTACTTCGCCTCGCCCGCCGACGCCGAGATCTTCGAGCACGAGCTGGCGTACGCCCTCCTGCACCAGATCTTCAGCTTCAACAGCCCCGTGTGGTTCAACGTGGGCACGCCCCAGCCGCAGCAGGTCTCCGCCTGCTTCATCCTGTCCGTCGACGACTCCATGGAGTCGATCCTCGACTGGTACAAGGAAGAGGGCATGATCTTCAAGGGCGGCTCCGGCGCCGGCCTGAACCTCTCCCGGATCCGTTCCTCCAAGGAACTGCTGTCCTCCGGCGGCAACGCCTCCGGCCCGGTCTCCTTCATGCGCGGAGCCGACGCCTCCGCCGGAACGATCAAGTCCGGTGGCGCCACCCGCCGCGCCGCCAAGATGGTCGTCCTCGACGTGGACCACCCGGACATCGAGGACTTCATCGAGACCAAGGTCAAGGAAGAGGAGAAGATCCGCGTCCTGCGCGACGCGGGCTTCGACATGGACCTGGGCGGTGACGACATCACGTCCGTCCAGTACCAGAACGCCAACAACTCGGTCCGCGTCAACGACGAGTTCATGCGGGCGGTCGAGCAGGGCGGCAAGTTCGGCCTGCGCGCCCGGATGACCGGCGAGGTCATCGAGGAGGTCGACGCCAAGGCGCTCTTCCGCAAGATCGCCGAAGCCGCCTGGGCCTGCGCCGACCCGGGCATCCAGTACGACGGCGTCATCAACAACTGGCACACCTGCCCCGAGTCCGGCCGGATCACCGCGTCGAACCCGTGCAGCGAGTACATGCACCTGGACAACACGTCCTGCAACCTGGCCTCGCTGAACCTGATGAAGTTCCTCAAGGACGACGGACAGGGCAACCAGTCCTTCGAGACCGAGCGCTTCCAGAAGGTCGTCGAGCTGGTCATCACCGCGATGGACATCTCGATCTGCTTCGCGGACTTCCCGACCCAGAAGATCGGCGAGAACACCCGCGCGTTCCGTCAGCTCGGCATCGGCTACGCCAACCTCGGCGCCCTGCTGATGGCGACCGGCCACGCCTACGACTCCGACGGCGGCCGCGCCCTCGCCGGCGCGATCACCTCCCTGATGACCGGCACGGCGTACCGGCGCTCCGCCGAGCTCGCCGCGATCGTCGGCCCGTACGACGGCTACGCCCGCAACGCCGACGCGCACCAGCGCGTCATGAAGCAGCACGCCGACGCCAACGGCACCGCCGTGCGCATGGACGACCTGGACACCCCGGTGTGGGCCGCCGCCACCGAGGCGTGGCAGGACGTGCTGCGCCTCGGCGAGAAGAACGGCTTCCGCAACTCCCAGGCGTCCGTGCTCGCCCCGACCGGCACCATCGGCCTGGCGATGTCCTGCGACACCACCGGTGTCGAGCCCGACCTCGCCCTGGTCAAGTTCAAGAAGCTGGTCGGCGGCGGCTCGATGCAGATCGTCAACGGCACCGTCCCGCAGGCCCTGCGCCGCCTGGGCTACCAGGAGGAGCAGATCGAGGCGATCGTCGCCCACATCGCCGAGCACGGCAATGTGATCGACGCCCCCGGTCTCAAGCAGGAGCACTACGAGGTGTTCGACTGCGCCATGGGCGAGCGCGCCATCTCCCCGATGGGCCACGTCCGCATGATGGCCGCGATCCAGCCCTGGATCTCCGGCGCCATCTCCAAGACGGTCAACATGCCGGAGACGGCGACCGTCGAGGAGGTCGAGGAGATCTACTTCGAGGCCTGGAAGCTGGGCGTCAAGGCGCTCGCCATCTACCGCGACAACTGCAAGGTCGGCCAGCCGCTCTCCGCGAAGACCAAGGAGAAGGAGAAGGCCGAGGTCACCGAGAAGGCCGAGGAGACGATCCGGGCCGCGGTCGAGAAGGTGGTCGAGTACCGCCCGGTCCGCAAGCGCCTCCCGAAGGGCCGTCCCGGCATCACCACCTCCTTCACGGTCGGCGGCGCCGAGGGCTACATGACCGCCAACTCCTACCCGGACGACGGTCTCGGCGAGGTCTTCCTGAAGATGTCCAAGCAGGGTTCGACGCTCGCGGGCATGATGGACGCCTTCTCCATCGCCGTCTCGGTGGGCCTCCAGTACGGCGTGCCGCTGGAGACGTACGTCTCGAAGTTCACCAACATGCGCTTCGAGCCGGCCGGCATGACGGACGACCCGGACGTGCGGATGGCGCAGTCGATCGTCGACTACATCTTCCGCCGCCTGGCGCTGGACTTCCTGCCCTTCGAGACGCGCTCCGCGCTCGGCATCCACTCCGCCGAGGAGCGCCAGCGCCACCTGGAGACCGGTTCGTACGAGCAAGCCATCGACGACGACGAGGTCGACGTCGAGGGTCTGGCCCAGTCGGCGCCGCGCGCCCAGGAGCTGAAGGCGGTCGCCACGCCGAAGGCCGAGGCCGAGGTGGCCAAGCCCGCCCCGAAGCAGGCCCACACCAGCGCCGAGCTGGTCGAGATGCAGCTGGGCATCCAGGCCGACGCCCCGCTGTGCTTCTCCTGCGGCACGAAGATGCAGCGGGCCGGCTCCTGCTACATCTGCGAGGGCTGCGGCTCGACCAGCGGTTGCAGCTGATCCCGGACGCGCCGAAGGGGCGCTGACCGGGCGGTGGGGCGGGGAGACCGCGACGAGGTTTCCCCGCCCCACGGCGCGCCCCACGGCACTCTCACAGCCGTCGGGCCTCTTGCTCCATCTCCGACCTGAGTTCGGGGACGGGCTCCCTCGCCGCGGCGGCGAGGAGGATCCCGCGAGCCGCGGGGGGAACGGACTCGGCCGGCCAGCCCCTGAGGGCCCGGAGCGCCATGCGGCGATTCCTGCTCGTGCGGTTGCCGAGGGCGGTTTCCAGCAGTTCCCAGCCGTGGCCGGGATGGTCGTCCAGCCGGCTCACGATCACGTCGAGGATCCCGTCGAGCGCGTACTCCGCCCCCAGACCCGGCTCGGCCGTCGGGCCGGTCCGCAGTTCCCGCAGGGGCAGGAGGCGTGCCGCCGCCTCGACGACCGCCTGGATGTCCTCGCTCGGACAGTCGTCGACGAGCAGGAACCAGAGGGTGCTGTCGTGAGGGTCCGACTCCACCCCTCGCAGCAGGGCCGGGCGGGCCGGGACGTTCATCGGTCGTGCCGCCCACGCCGCGAGACGACGCGTGTCCGGCTCCTCATCGGTGAGGCCGGCGAGTACGAGGTCCCGCGCCGCCGGATCGGCGACCGCCTCCGCGAACCGGTTCCGGACGCGCCGCCACTCGTCGTTCCCCGGGCACCATGCGTCCGCGTGCGTCCCGTTCAGGAACCGGTCGATCGTCAAGAGGCTCCAGAGCCTCCGCAGGGTGACGCCTCGTGCCGCGGAGTGGGACAGGTAGCCGTTCAGCGCGCGTACCGCGCCGTCGTACGACGTCAGCGCCGGCCCCGGTCCGTCGACGTCGGTGAGCGCCTGGAGGAGTCTTCCGGCGCCGTCCAGGGTTTCCTCGTCCAAGGTCTCGCGGGCCAGGACACCGGCGAGATCGCCGGCTCTCGCGGCGGTCAGCGCGAAGTAGCCGTCCAGCACGTCGCCCGTGCACGACTCGCGGACCAACCACTCCCGGACATCGGGATCGGACGCTCCCTCGAGCCGGCGGACGGCGTCGACGCGAGCCCACCCCTCCGCCTGCCGGGCCAGTTCGAACAGGATCCGGCACGGGTCGGCCCGGGAGCGCACCAGGGCTTCACAGGCCTCGGCCGAGAACGCCCCAAAGGCGCCCAGCGTCTTCAGGATGTCGCCGTCGTCGTCGGTCCCGGCCATGCCCAGCAGCAGGATGCCGAACCGGACGGCGTTGGGGTGCTCACCGTGCGTCGCGAACCACCGGCCCAGCCCGCGCACGTGGCCGGGGGGAAGGGACCGCTCGCGAAGAGCCGCCTCGAGGGCTCGCTCGTGGTCCCGCCACACGATGCGCCGGAGCTGTCTGTCCAGGACGGACGCCACCGGGCGATCGGGACCGGAACGGACCAGACGGGTGACGGTGGCGACGATCCGCGCGGCAGCGTCCTCCGAGAGGTTGGCGCGGCGGCTCGGCCGGGGCTGCTTCCGGGGAAGCCGGTCTCGTGGCCGCCCCGGGTGCTGACGCTCGGCCGCCAGGGCGTGGCCGTGGAGGGAGGGCCGGCCGCCGAAGGTCCCGCCCAGGTCCCATGGCTGTGGGCGGCTCACCGGGCGGGGACCCGGATGTCCTCTCGCTCGTTCATGCGGTGATCTTCGCAGGCGGGGCCGGGACCGGGCAAGCCGTGCCGCCGGTGAGTACGGCGTGCGGGAACCAGCCCGGGCACCGGCCGCCGGGTCACGGCCGGCGCGCCGCCCCCATCGCGCGGGCGAAGGTCGCCGGGTCGCCCTCGAAGCCCTGGACGCCGGGGTGGAAGTCCCAGGTCCCGGAGCCGTCCCGGACGAACTCCGCGACCGTCGCCGCCGTGGCGCCCAGGACACCGCCGAAGTCGTCCTCGGCCAGGACGGTGTACCCCTCGCGGATGCGCAGACCGGGGTTGCCCACACCGGAGAACGTGCGCCGCGCCCGGTGCTGCTGTATGACGACGCCGACCACCACGCGCGCGTACCGCCCGTCGAGGCGGTCCAGCTCCAGCGTCATGACCTCGTCGAAGCCGAAGCCCCTGCCGTCCTTGCTGTCCCGGTTGAGCGTGATGGTGCCGTCGGGGGAGCGGCTGTCGAAGTGCACCACGTAGGCGGGATCGCCGTGCGGGTCGCTCGCCGGATAGGGCGCGGCGACGAGATCCAGGTCGGTCGACGGCTCCCCCGAAGGACTCGGGTCCCACCTCAGCGCGATCTCGACCTTGCGGATGCCCTTGTTGAGGCCGTTCACCAGTTTTCCCCTTCCCCGTGACCGTCCTGCCGCTCACCCCAACCGCCGGGCTGTCCCGGCGGGTTGTCCATCCTGCCACGCGCGCGGTGGCACGTGCGGGGAAGCGGTCCACCCGAGGGTGACCGGCGCCACGCTCCCTGGCCTTACGATGGCGCGGTGCTGGTCAAGTGGATTCGCTGCACCGTGGTGGACCGCCGCGGGTTCGAGCGGGGGCAGCGGAAGTGGGCGGGGCTTCTGGGGGAGCCGGGGTTTCGCGGACAGGGCGGGGGCTGGAGCCGTGGGCGGCCGGACGTGGC includes:
- the nrdR gene encoding transcriptional regulator NrdR, translated to MHCPFCRHPDSRVVDSRTTDDGTSIRRRRQCPDCSRRFTTVETCSLMVVKRSGVTEPFSRTKIINGVRKACQGRPVTEDALAQLGQRVEEAVRATGSAELTTHDVGLAILGPLQELDLVAYLRFASVYRAFDSLEDFEAAIAELRRAERPAADDGGGGGAVPGSHEDDSGSGGTAQVPEPAPAAG
- a CDS encoding vitamin B12-dependent ribonucleotide reductase; the encoded protein is MTETASGPARSPRAKSNKAGKGLRVERIHTTPGVHPYDEVTWERRDVVMTNWRDGSVNFEQRGVEFPDFWSVNAVNIVTSKYFRGAVGTPQRETSLKQLIDRIVKTYRKAGEDYKYFASPADAEIFEHELAYALLHQIFSFNSPVWFNVGTPQPQQVSACFILSVDDSMESILDWYKEEGMIFKGGSGAGLNLSRIRSSKELLSSGGNASGPVSFMRGADASAGTIKSGGATRRAAKMVVLDVDHPDIEDFIETKVKEEEKIRVLRDAGFDMDLGGDDITSVQYQNANNSVRVNDEFMRAVEQGGKFGLRARMTGEVIEEVDAKALFRKIAEAAWACADPGIQYDGVINNWHTCPESGRITASNPCSEYMHLDNTSCNLASLNLMKFLKDDGQGNQSFETERFQKVVELVITAMDISICFADFPTQKIGENTRAFRQLGIGYANLGALLMATGHAYDSDGGRALAGAITSLMTGTAYRRSAELAAIVGPYDGYARNADAHQRVMKQHADANGTAVRMDDLDTPVWAAATEAWQDVLRLGEKNGFRNSQASVLAPTGTIGLAMSCDTTGVEPDLALVKFKKLVGGGSMQIVNGTVPQALRRLGYQEEQIEAIVAHIAEHGNVIDAPGLKQEHYEVFDCAMGERAISPMGHVRMMAAIQPWISGAISKTVNMPETATVEEVEEIYFEAWKLGVKALAIYRDNCKVGQPLSAKTKEKEKAEVTEKAEETIRAAVEKVVEYRPVRKRLPKGRPGITTSFTVGGAEGYMTANSYPDDGLGEVFLKMSKQGSTLAGMMDAFSIAVSVGLQYGVPLETYVSKFTNMRFEPAGMTDDPDVRMAQSIVDYIFRRLALDFLPFETRSALGIHSAEERQRHLETGSYEQAIDDDEVDVEGLAQSAPRAQELKAVATPKAEAEVAKPAPKQAHTSAELVEMQLGIQADAPLCFSCGTKMQRAGSCYICEGCGSTSGCS
- a CDS encoding TerD family protein; this translates as MNGLNKGIRKVEIALRWDPSPSGEPSTDLDLVAAPYPASDPHGDPAYVVHFDSRSPDGTITLNRDSKDGRGFGFDEVMTLELDRLDGRYARVVVGVVIQQHRARRTFSGVGNPGLRIREGYTVLAEDDFGGVLGATAATVAEFVRDGSGTWDFHPGVQGFEGDPATFARAMGAARRP